The Maledivibacter sp. DNA segment TATTTTAAAACTGTCTTTGCCTTTATTACTTATTTCATTGGCAGTTGGACTGATATGTAATTATATGCAGGTAGGTTTTCTTTTCACTACAAAAACCCTTACTATGAAGCTTAGTAAGCTTAATCCCATAAGCGGATTAAAAAGAATGTTTTCAATGAAGTCCATTGTAGAGTTATTAAAATCTCTTTTCAAGACATTTGTACTTATATATGTGACTTCTAGCTATTTACTTAAAGAATATAATAATATATTAAATGTATTTGACATGAATATAGAACAAACCGTTGAATATGCCTGGAGTTTGGTTTTGAATATCGTTATTAGATCAGCATTGGTTTTATTGGTTTTAGCAATCATTGATTACTATTATAAAAAATGGGAGCATGAAAAAGGGCTGAAAATGTCCAAACAAGAAATAAAGGAAGAGTATAAACAAACAGAAGGGGATCCGAAAATCAAGTCAAAAATAAAGGAAAAACAACGTCAAATAGCTATGCAAAGAATGATGCAGGATGTCCCTAAGGCAGATGTAGTTATAACAAATCCAACCCATTTTGCCGTTGCCTTAGCATATAATGACGATTCTCAGGAAGCACCAAGGGTTATAGCAAAGGGACAGGATTTAATAGCTCAAAATATTAAGAGAATAGCAAAAGAAAATGATATTCCCCTTTTTGAAAATAAACCCCTTGCCAGAAAGCTTTTTGCCACAGTAGATATTGGAGAGTTTATACCTCCGGACTTATATCACGCTGTTGCAGAAGTATTGGCATACATTTATAGTTTGAAAAATCAATAATCGTATAAAATGTACGATATATTTTTAAATATTAAATTATCTTAGATAGTGAAATATACTAAGTGCTATATTAGGAGGAACTTAGATGAAATTTGGCGATATTATTGTTGCCTTAGCTATAATAGCCATTGTAATAATAATTATAATACCTGTCCCACTAGTAGTATTGGATCTATTATTGAGTATAAATATTTCTCTTGGACTGTTAATATTACTAATTTCCATATATAATAAGGAACCACTACAATTTTCAGTGTTTCCATCATTACTGCTTATAACCACACTTTTTAGGTTATCCTTAAATATATCTACAACTAGATATATTTTAAAGGATGGAAATGCGGGTAATGTAATTGAAGCCTTTGGTAATTTTGTTATAGGTGGTAACGCAATAGTAGGTTTCATTATATTTATGATCATAATAATTATTCAATTTTTAGTTATTACAAAGGGGTCAGAGAGGGTTTCCGAAGTAGCTGCTCGTTTCACCTTAGACGCCATGCCAGGTAAGCAAATGGCTATTGATGCAGACTTAAATTCCGGATTGATCACAGAAAGTGAAGCTAGGGAACGTAGGACTCGAGTTCAAAAAGAAGCTGATTTTTATGGAGCTATGGATGGAGCAAGTAAATTTGTTAAGAATGATGCAATAGCGGGTATTATTATAACAATTATAAATATTGTTGCAGGATTTATAATTGGTTCGTTTATGAATGGCATGGAGATATCCGAGGCAATACAGAGATACACTCTACTAACCGTTGGTGATGGTCTTGTTAGCCAGATTCCAGCCCTTCTGATTTCAACGGGAACAGGTATTGTTGTTACTAGAGCTGCCTCTGACTCTGATTTAGGGAATGATTTGCTACAGCAGCTATTTAGACAGCCAAAGATAATGTTCATTATAGCGGGGGTTCTATTTGTATTAGGTATTACACCCCTTCCCAACACTCCCTATTTCATGTTGTCAGCAGCCTTTGTATATCTAGGCTATATATTACGTAGTGAAATTATCAAGAGTGAAAGCGTAGAATTAGAGGAAGTAGAGGAAGCAGAGGTTGAAGAAATAAGAAAACCAGAAAACATTATACCATTGTTGCAGGTTGATCCTATAGAATTAGAATTTGGTTATGGAATCATACCTTTAGCTGATCCAAATCAAGGTGGTGATTTGTTCGATAGATTAGTTATGATAAGAAGACAAATTGCATTGGAATTAGGTATGGTTGTACCGATGATTAGACTTAGGGATAATATACAATTAGATGCCAATAAATATCTAATTAAAATAAAAGGAACTGAGGTATCAGAGGGAAGTATAATGTTCAATCATTATCTTGCCATGAATCCCGGTAATGTTGAAGGTAATATTGATGGAATTGATACTATAGAACCGGCCTTTGGATTGCCTGCTAAATGGGTAACCGACAATAATAGAGAAAAGGCTGAAATTCTAGGATATACGGTGGTAGATCCATCATCGATAATATCAACTCATTTAACTGAGATCATAAAGAAATATGCCTATGAATTACTGGGTAGACAAGAGGTTAAAACCCTTATTGATAATGTTAAGGAAAGTCAATCAGCCTTGGTTGATGAACTGGTACCAAAGCTCATGTCATATGGAGAAATACAAAAAGTTTTATCTAATCTATTGAGGGAAAAGGTATCTATTAGAGATTTAGTTACAATATTAGAAACCCTTGCTGATTATTGTCTAATAACAAAGGATGCAAACATGTTGTCCGAGTATGTTAGACAAGCACTGGGTAGGACTATAACTAAACAATATATACCCGATAAAGGAGCTAAAGTTGTTATGCTGGAACCTGATGTTGAGAAATTGATCATGGAATCAATTAAACAATCGGAACACGGTTCATATCTATCCTTAGAGCCTAGTGTCACACAGGTAATATTGAATAATCTTTCTATAGAAATTCAAAAGCTGGTATCCATAGGAGAACAGCCTATAGTAATAACTGCACCCATAGTAAGGTATTATTTTAAAAGCTTGACTGAGCAGATTATTCCTGATTTAATTGTTTTATCTTATAATGAATTAGATTCTGATGTTGATATTCAGTCTATAGGGACGGTGAAAATATAGATGAAAGTTAAGAGATATTTAGCTAAGGATGTACAAGAAGCTATGATAAAAGTAAAAAATGAATTAGGAAGAGATGCTATTATTCTTCATACAAGGAAGATTAAAGAACGAGGTTTGAAAGGATTATTTAAGAAGCCCTTGGTAGAAGTGGTAGCTGCTATAGATTCCAGCAGAAAAGAGGATATAAAACCCGAATATTCTCCAAGTAGAAATCAAGTAAAACAGAATATAATTTCCAGGAATGAAGTTGAAAATGAAAGTTTAATAGATATAAACAATATGAATGAAGATATAAACTCAATTAAATCCATGCTTTCAACGGTACTTGGCAAAATGCAGGATGAGCCTTCAAAGGAAAACAATAGTATCCTTAGCAAGTATGAAAAAATCTTTGAGGAAAAAGGTGTGATAAAGCCAGTTACCGATAAAATTTTATCTATTGTTAAAAGGCAGATAAGTATATCAAATGGAAATGAGCAATCTATTAAAAATGCTTTAAAAATAATTTTAAAGGACTATCTGGGAACACCATATGCCATGGAGAACAAATTAGGCAAACAGAATGTAGTATTATTTGCGGGGCCAACGGGTGTTGGAAAGACTACAACCCTTGCAAAGCTTGCAGCAAAACAAACTATAATAAACAAGCGTTCTGTTGCATTTATTACTGCTGATACATATAGGATTGCTGCTGTTGACCAGCTAAGAACCTATAGTGAGATTTTAGATGTTCCTTTAACTGTTATTTATGAACCAAGTGAAGTAAAGGATGCCATCGAAAAGTATTCAGATAAAGATTATATTTTCATTGATACCGCTGGAAGAAATCATAAAAATAAGGAATTGTTAACGGAATTAAAAAGTCTTATAGACTATGTTGAATCGCCGGATATATTTCTTCTTTTGAGTTTGACTACTTCCTATGATAACATTGAAGATATAGTAAAATCATATGAATTTTTAGAGGATTACAGCTTGATATTTACTAAAGCAGATGAGTCGTCAAGCTTAGGTAATATTCTTAATGCAAAATTTCTTACTTCTAAGCCCTTATCATATTTAACCATTGGACAAAGTGTTCCCGATGATATTGAAATTGTTGATATGGAAAATCTTGTCAATACGTTTGTAGGTGATTAATATGAATGATCAAGCCACTAACTTAAGAGAACTCATAAGCAGCTTTAGACAAAATAATAATAAGATAATTAAAATGAACCAAAAGCCGGAGACTGGTGCAAGGGTACTTGCTGTGACCAGTGGTAAAGGTGGAGTAGGAAAAACTAATTTTACTATTAATTTAGGTATTGCACTCAGTAAAAAAAATAAAAAAGTTACCATAATAGATGCAGATTTAGGACTTGGCAATGTGGATGTTGTCTTAGGTATGGTTCCAAGGTTTACTTTGGCTAATGTAATGAGAGGAGAAGCCAGTATACTTGATATAATTAATAAGGGGCCTAATGGGATCAATATCATATCAGGAGGTTCAGGAATAAATGATTTAATTGATTTGTCTAGGGAAGAGATCGATAATCTAATATCTAACTTTTATTTACTTAATGAGATTTCCGACTATATATTAATAGATACGGGGGCTGGCATAAATAGTTCTGTTGTATCTTTTATAGAAGCATCCGATGAGGTTGTTATAGTTATAACTCCCGAGCCTACTTCTATCACAGATGCATATGCACTAATTAAAAATATCAGAAGAAGTAATAAATCCGTTAAATTGATGGTCAATCGCATCGAGTCAAGTAAAGAAGGCTATGAGGTGTATAATAAGATAAACTCAGCTACTAAAAGATTTTTAGATTTTGAGGTAGAAAACCTAGGCTTTATATATGAAGATTCAGCCGTAAGGAAATCAGTTAGAGAACAAAAACCCTTTATCCTAAAGTTTCCTAATTCTGTTGCGAGTAAGGGAATTGATCTTATAGCATATAATCTGATTAATAAGAAAAATGAGGTAAAAAATGTAAATAGCTTTAAGCGTTTTGTTAATAATCTATTCAATAAAATTTAGTTTTACAGAAATTAAGGAGGACTTCTTTTGGAAAAGAAAATTACTAATTTGTTAAATATCGGTGATAACATTGAAATAGAAATTGAAAAAGGTAGTTCTTTTCTAAAGATGAAAAGTGATATAGTAAAGGTTTTAAATGACAGTATCATAAGTATATCTGCTCCGATTCACAAAGGAACGATTTATCCTATATCGGTTGGAAGCAATGTGACTATTGTTTTTAATAAGGATAGTAAAGGGAAATTCTATTTTATAGGTGAAATTATTGATAGGAAGAAAAAGGGGAATTTAACAGTATTATTTGTTAAGAAGCACAGTGATATAAGGCATTTTCAAAGGAGAGACTTTTACAGACTGAGTATTCTTCTGAATATAAATTTGGAAATAATTGAAAATGGGGTTACTGTAAAAACCGTGCCAGCTATAAGTAAAGATATAAGTGGTGGTGGACTAAGAATAATTACTAAAGAAAAAATACAAAAGCATACTGCTGTTAAATGTATTATATACATTGATGATGAAGCCATAGAGGCCCTTGGAAAAATTGTGAGATGCGATCCAATGCCGGATTCCATATTAAAGTATGATGTAGGAGTTTCATTTACATCTATTGATGAAAAAAATCGTTCAAAAATAATTTCATTTGTCTTTGATAGCCAAAGAAAAATAATTAAAAAGGGGTTGATATAGATGTCTAGAATAAAGGTTCTTGTAGTAGATGATTCGGCTTTTATGAGGAGGATACTTTCAGATATTATAAATTCCCATCCTGATATCGAGGTTATTGATACAGCTAGAAATGGAGAAGATGCATTAGTTAAGATAGAAAAGCTAAAACCTGATGTTGTAACCCTAGATGTTGAAATGCCAAAGATGGATGGATTGGATGCACTTCAAAAAATAATGGAAAATTGCCCGGTCCCAGTATTGATGCTAAGTAGTTTAACTAAAAAAGGTGCTGATGAGACTATTAAGGCACTACAATTTGGGGCAGTGGATTTTATAGCTAAGCCAAGTAATATATTTAAAATAAATGTGGAAGATATGAGAAAGCATTTACTTGATAAAATCATTGTTGCTTCAAAGGTAAAGTTTAGAAAAAAAGTTCTTTTAAATACTTCACCTCGTGGGGAAATAAGGAAGACATATCCAAGAAAAACTAGGGATTTGGGTGTGAAAAAAACCACTTTTAAAAAAGTTGTAGCCATCGGTACATCTACAGGAGGTCCAAGAGCATTACAAAACCTTTTACCAAGTATACCAAAGGATATAGATGCAGCAATTGTCATTGTACAGCATATGCCCTCAGGATTCACAAAATCCTTAGCAAATAGACTGGACTCAATATGTGAAATAAGTGTTAAGGAAGCAGAGCATAATGATATACTTCTCCCAGGTCATGCTTATATTGCACAGGGTGGCCATCATATGGTTGTTGTTAAAGAGAATAATCAACTTAAAATACACCTAGATGGTGGCCCAACAGTATCGGGTCATAGACCATCGGTTGATGTATTAATGGGTTCCATAGCTGATACAGGAATTAGAAATGTTATTGGCGTTATTCTTACTGGAATGGGTGCTGATGGGGCTCAGGGGCTTAAAAAGTTAAAGGAGAATTCAGCATACATAATTGCTCAAGATGAAGAAAGTTGTGTTGTTTTTGGAATGCCTAAGTCAACAATAAAGCTTGGAATCGTTGACAAGGTATTACCAATTTATGATATTAGTGATGAAATAACAAAAGCAGTGGAGGGGTAGAATATGGATATGAATATGAATCAGTATCTTGACATTTTTATTGAAGAGTCTAAGGAACATCTTCAAAACATGAATCAATTGCTTCTGAAGCTAGAAGCTGCTACCGATGACCTAAGTCTTTTAAATGAAATATTTAGAATTGCCCATACCCTAAAGGGAATGTCTGGAACAATGGGATATG contains these protein-coding regions:
- the flhB gene encoding flagellar biosynthesis protein FlhB, with the protein product MQKLKINLQLFTGEKTEKATPKRRREAREKGQVLQSKEINSALVLLAVFLSMNLFKKYWYLEFYKFYHKVLAYSSDINSIYTYKNITKFLSETLFFILKLSLPLLLISLAVGLICNYMQVGFLFTTKTLTMKLSKLNPISGLKRMFSMKSIVELLKSLFKTFVLIYVTSSYLLKEYNNILNVFDMNIEQTVEYAWSLVLNIVIRSALVLLVLAIIDYYYKKWEHEKGLKMSKQEIKEEYKQTEGDPKIKSKIKEKQRQIAMQRMMQDVPKADVVITNPTHFAVALAYNDDSQEAPRVIAKGQDLIAQNIKRIAKENDIPLFENKPLARKLFATVDIGEFIPPDLYHAVAEVLAYIYSLKNQ
- the flhA gene encoding flagellar biosynthesis protein FlhA, giving the protein MKFGDIIVALAIIAIVIIIIIPVPLVVLDLLLSINISLGLLILLISIYNKEPLQFSVFPSLLLITTLFRLSLNISTTRYILKDGNAGNVIEAFGNFVIGGNAIVGFIIFMIIIIIQFLVITKGSERVSEVAARFTLDAMPGKQMAIDADLNSGLITESEARERRTRVQKEADFYGAMDGASKFVKNDAIAGIIITIINIVAGFIIGSFMNGMEISEAIQRYTLLTVGDGLVSQIPALLISTGTGIVVTRAASDSDLGNDLLQQLFRQPKIMFIIAGVLFVLGITPLPNTPYFMLSAAFVYLGYILRSEIIKSESVELEEVEEAEVEEIRKPENIIPLLQVDPIELEFGYGIIPLADPNQGGDLFDRLVMIRRQIALELGMVVPMIRLRDNIQLDANKYLIKIKGTEVSEGSIMFNHYLAMNPGNVEGNIDGIDTIEPAFGLPAKWVTDNNREKAEILGYTVVDPSSIISTHLTEIIKKYAYELLGRQEVKTLIDNVKESQSALVDELVPKLMSYGEIQKVLSNLLREKVSIRDLVTILETLADYCLITKDANMLSEYVRQALGRTITKQYIPDKGAKVVMLEPDVEKLIMESIKQSEHGSYLSLEPSVTQVILNNLSIEIQKLVSIGEQPIVITAPIVRYYFKSLTEQIIPDLIVLSYNELDSDVDIQSIGTVKI
- the flhF gene encoding flagellar biosynthesis protein FlhF codes for the protein MKVKRYLAKDVQEAMIKVKNELGRDAIILHTRKIKERGLKGLFKKPLVEVVAAIDSSRKEDIKPEYSPSRNQVKQNIISRNEVENESLIDINNMNEDINSIKSMLSTVLGKMQDEPSKENNSILSKYEKIFEEKGVIKPVTDKILSIVKRQISISNGNEQSIKNALKIILKDYLGTPYAMENKLGKQNVVLFAGPTGVGKTTTLAKLAAKQTIINKRSVAFITADTYRIAAVDQLRTYSEILDVPLTVIYEPSEVKDAIEKYSDKDYIFIDTAGRNHKNKELLTELKSLIDYVESPDIFLLLSLTTSYDNIEDIVKSYEFLEDYSLIFTKADESSSLGNILNAKFLTSKPLSYLTIGQSVPDDIEIVDMENLVNTFVGD
- a CDS encoding MinD/ParA family protein, whose amino-acid sequence is MNDQATNLRELISSFRQNNNKIIKMNQKPETGARVLAVTSGKGGVGKTNFTINLGIALSKKNKKVTIIDADLGLGNVDVVLGMVPRFTLANVMRGEASILDIINKGPNGINIISGGSGINDLIDLSREEIDNLISNFYLLNEISDYILIDTGAGINSSVVSFIEASDEVVIVITPEPTSITDAYALIKNIRRSNKSVKLMVNRIESSKEGYEVYNKINSATKRFLDFEVENLGFIYEDSAVRKSVREQKPFILKFPNSVASKGIDLIAYNLINKKNEVKNVNSFKRFVNNLFNKI
- a CDS encoding flagellar brake protein; protein product: MEKKITNLLNIGDNIEIEIEKGSSFLKMKSDIVKVLNDSIISISAPIHKGTIYPISVGSNVTIVFNKDSKGKFYFIGEIIDRKKKGNLTVLFVKKHSDIRHFQRRDFYRLSILLNINLEIIENGVTVKTVPAISKDISGGGLRIITKEKIQKHTAVKCIIYIDDEAIEALGKIVRCDPMPDSILKYDVGVSFTSIDEKNRSKIISFVFDSQRKIIKKGLI
- a CDS encoding chemotaxis response regulator protein-glutamate methylesterase; protein product: MSRIKVLVVDDSAFMRRILSDIINSHPDIEVIDTARNGEDALVKIEKLKPDVVTLDVEMPKMDGLDALQKIMENCPVPVLMLSSLTKKGADETIKALQFGAVDFIAKPSNIFKINVEDMRKHLLDKIIVASKVKFRKKVLLNTSPRGEIRKTYPRKTRDLGVKKTTFKKVVAIGTSTGGPRALQNLLPSIPKDIDAAIVIVQHMPSGFTKSLANRLDSICEISVKEAEHNDILLPGHAYIAQGGHHMVVVKENNQLKIHLDGGPTVSGHRPSVDVLMGSIADTGIRNVIGVILTGMGADGAQGLKKLKENSAYIIAQDEESCVVFGMPKSTIKLGIVDKVLPIYDISDEITKAVEG